From Paraglaciecola sp. L1A13:
CATACTGAATACATCTAAAATATAGAGAGTTTGGTTGAATTCGTTTTAAAACAATCGACGAACCATTAAATACGCACGCGATTAGGACGTTAATCTAAATTGAGTTCAGTGTTACTCGAAAAGTGTCTTAGTTGATGTGTTATTGGGTCTATGAATTCCTGCTGCTGAGCCAATAACTGCAAGGGTTTGTTGAAGTCATCCGGCTGACTTGGTTGCAACACAGGGTAATAGGTATCATGTAATAGCGGCCAACCAAGATTTTGCATATGAAGTCGCAGCTGGTGCGTTTTACCAGTTACGGGATTAAGTTCAAATAATGCCTTGTTGGCTGAGCGCTTTACACAACGAATATGTGAATGTGCGTTAGCCGGCCCCTCAACAGCATGCATTAAAAACCGTGGCGTGCTTTTCTCCAACCTATTTTTTATTTCCCATTGCTGATTGTCCGCCGGTTCGCTGTGACTCGTGCTGGCAACAGCTTGATAAGTTTTATTGATTTGATGGGTTTCAAAAAGTCGATGGTAGTGCGCGCGCGTATTGGGATTTACTGAAAATAGTACCAAACCTGCAGTGGCTTTATCGATGCGATGCACGGCTTGCAGATGTTGATTACCGGTCTTAGTACGCAATCGATTTTGTAGGCATTCTTCAACATATCCACCGCCTGGCATTACGGGCAAAAAATGTGGTTTGTAGGCCACCAAAATCAACTCGTCCTGAAAAATTATTTTTTCAGCGAAAGGAATAACGGGTTCACTTTTTACTTCGCGGTAATAATAAACGCGTTGCTGAGCCTTAAATGGCGTTTGTACATTGATCAAACGACCATCATGCCAATGAACTTTACCTTCAGCCATACGTTGTTGCCAAATCTCAGCAGATATTGCCGGAAATTTGATAATAAGAAACTCTAGAACTGTCGATACTCCCGGATTATGCTGGGGTAGACTGAGTTTAGATGGAGTAATCGCGATGGCCATAATTGCACTCGTTAATGATGTGATAGAGGTCTTTCATGTCGATATTAACGCCGCGAGTATATAACGTTTTACTGTGATGTGGGGTTATAGATGTCATCGCTGTTTTTAATATTCCATATAGCAACGTCTAACGAAAAATATAAAATGTTAAAACAGATACCCCCTTAGGATAATGGGTAAATAATCAATCTGCGCATAAGAATTCAATCAAAACGCCCACTGGTGATTCGGACCATCAGTTTCAGGTATTACTGGAATATCCTCAAAAAGAAAATCCTCTTTTTACAAGTAGCGACAGTGAATCGGTATTCCATGCAACTCAGGGAAATTACGTCTTTAGAATCGTAAAAAACATACCTAGGGCTAGTCTTACATTCATATACTGAATAAGCCTTGTCATGATTTAACAGATTGTTTGTAAAAACTTTTTCATTTATGTCGAGTAACTGTATTCTTGTTCATCTACTCTTATTCGAAACGGCACAATGGAGTATCAATTTTGATGTCAAAGGTAATAAAAAAGGGCCTCTCTATTCGTGCGCGATATATTCTAGCCTTATCCCTGATTGCGGCGACGGCTTCTGGCTCAGCGTTAACGCTAAAATACATATTCAGTGTACAAGAAAATGACGCTTATATAATCAATATGGCGGGTCAACAACGCATGTTATCCCAACGTATAGCGCTATTTGTTGCAAGATTATCTCATTGCCCAAGCGATAAAATCACTATTGAAAAGTTCGAATATTCACTGCAAACCGCAATAAGCAAATTCGATAAAAACCGAATTGAATTAAATAACGTACCTAATCTGCCTGCAACCGTTAAGAAATTTAACTTCGGTAAAAGCGCTTTAGATGCGAAAACAACGGCATATGTTAACGATGCCAATGGTTTTCTCGGTAGTGCTAATCGATGTGGCCTATCACCGACAATTTTCAATGCAAACAATACTGATGCGCTATTATCTGAATTAGATCAAGTTGTACAAGCCTTTGAGGTATCTGCCCGCGAGCGTGTTCAGCTTGTTGAAAATATAGAAATGCTTTTATGGCTTTTTACGTTGATATTATTGGTTTGTGAAGTGATATTCATTTTTCGTCCCATGGAAACGCAAATTAACAAAACCCTTGCGTCCTTAAAAGCCACGTTGCTCAAAGCTAGAACAGCCGAACAAGAGGCAATTGACGCCAGCAAAGCAAAATCCGAGTTTTTGGCTAGCATGAGTCACGAATTAAGAACACCTATGAATGGTTTGTTTGGCATGATGGAGCTAGCCATCGACAATCCACATAAAAGTGGTGAATATCTAAAGAAAGCGAAAAGCGCCGGTAAGCAATTGTTAGTGTTGATAAATGACGTACTAGACCTATCCAAAATAGAGGCTGGCAAGTTACGTATCGAACGCACTTCGTTAGATTTACTGCAACTTCTTGATGATGTGACGTCTGTGCAATCAGCAAATTGTCGCTTGAAAAGACTGACATTCAATTATCAGAAAAATACCACACTACCAGCACATATTTTTGGCGACCCCACGCGAATCGCGCAAATTATGCACAACTTACTGAGCAACGCGATCAAATTTACCCATGAAGGCTCGGTAAATTTAGAAGTTGGTGTTTACGTTAAAGAAAAACGATTCTGGCTATCAGCGAAGGTTCACGATACCGGAATTGGGATTGAACCTGAAAAAATAGAAACCATATTTAATAAATTCGAACAAGCCGATCAAACGACCACACGCCTTTTTGGTGGGACCGGTCTCGGCCTATCTATCGCTAAACAATTGACTGATTTGATGCATGGAACGTTAACGGTTCACAGCGTAGTTAACGAAGGAAGTTGCTTTGAGTTGTCGCTTCCTATCGAAATTGACCACAAGCAAGTTGAAAATATTCGACCTCATGTTCAACTGCACTGCGCGATAGTCGACGATCTGCAAACAAGCAGAGAATACTTACAGCATGTGGTTAAATCTCAAGGTTTTAAGTCAACCGTTTTTGAACATGCCGCAGCATTTTTGGCCAGTGATATCAGTCAATTCGACGCATTGTTACTTGACTTATCGATGCCCGAAATCAACGGTGTTGATGTTATCAACGCATTGCGTGAGCGTAACCTTAAAAAAACGCCGTCCATCATTTTAATATCAGCGGTCATTGAACACCTTGAATGCAATGATGACGTGCGCAGTCTTATTTGGCGAACCCACGCTAAGCCAGTCATGAGACAAGAGCTTGAGGCTGATTTACGCGAATTACATAACATCCAACTTAGATCTGAGCCGGATATATCAGAATCAACAAGCGAGCATAAAATTTTGGTCGTAGAAGATAATGAAATTAATGCAGAAGTAGTCAAAATCATGCTTGAGGGCGCGGGTTACCAAGTTACTATTGCGACTGACGGTGAAAAAGCCATTCAAGCCTGTATTTTCGAGCAATACGACCTGATTTTAATGGATATGCATATGCCCGTTATGGACGGTATTACCGCTACCGTAAGACTTAGACAAAAAATGAATTTCCTTAACCCTATTATTGCCCTTTCAGCGAACGCATTTGTTGAAGACAGAGAGCGTTGCATTGACGCTGGCATGGATGACTTCCTTTCTAAACCGGTTGAAAAAATGGCCCTATTGGCGGCAATTAAAAGACGATTAGGTTGACGTTGTCTAGGTTGTGTATCGGCCAATGTAAATATATGTAATAAATTGTAATTTAAGCGATTTTTAGGAAACCATTTAGTCACTAAATGTTCGAAACTAAAGCGTACAAATTTTATATATTCTTGGAGCTAATATGAAACACATTATGATACTGGTCTTTGTGCTACTGGCGCTTGGTGGATGCGCGTCAAATCGTTTATCAGACCCCGAAAAATTAGTCATTATCGAAAAATTTATCACCACTGAAAACTTAGAAGCTCGCGATACTATTAGTGCGTTTGATATGGATAGCTGGACATCATTAAGCGACCAATATTTGATCTTACGCACTTCTCCTTTTCGATCTTATTTGGTCAAGCTAACAATGCGCTGTAACGATTTAGATTTTTCGCCTAGCTTGCTGGTGTATTCACGTATCCCCAACACATTAAGCGCTGGTTTCGACAGTGTTTTCACCCCCGATAATCATAGATTCAGATGCAATATCAGTCGCATCTACCCACTAAATAAAGCACAGAACAAAGCCTTGATCGCGGCCGTTAATCCTAAAGCAACAGATAAGCCAGTCGAAAAATCTGACGATGAGACAGGTAATATGGAGGCAGGAAAGGATACAGAAAACGCTCAGGCAAACATAGTTGAAGAACCGCCAGCGCGCACTATTTTTGGTGAATAATCATTTGATGCGACACCCGGTTAAATTTAAATAAGCCAGAATGTTTGTACAGACCGTATTAAGCATATAACTGTAAACTGTTTAAGTTACTTTTATAGTGCTTAATTTGAGGAATGTAAACGGTCTGGGCGATAGTTGAGTACCAGTATTAACTTAATACAGCATTGATTAGCCGATAGAGTTTAGCCGATAGAGTTTAGCCGATAGAGTTTAGCCGATATAGTGCAACAACCAATGCTACGCCTGCGTTAACAATTTTGCTGAGGTCCTCACCATACCTCAAACAAATTTAATAACGCAGTCCGCTGTATACATGCTAAATCAGTGCACATACACAGCTATATTTACTATGCTGACTACCTTCAATATCGACTTTTCTTTCTAGTCCAAAGCAATCAAGGTCGTCCGTTTTAGCATAAAAAATATCGCACACCGCTCAAACCTTTATAGTAAAAAAGTGTTAAACAACGACTTTTAAAACAATATATGGGACGAGATTGAAGACGAAAATAAGCAACTTGTAGTGTGCCAAATAATTCATATAAAGGATTTTCAATTCACTGGGTGCAACGTTAAATAGCCTACCGTGTATGGTGGTGATTTTATCTTTCATCCAGATTAACACCAACGATGCGGCACATAATAAGCCGATATTAATAAGTGACATCCAACCGAAAATTTCACTTAACTGAATAACATTGTTCATATCGCTAACTCCATTTAGTTTGGTATAAAAAATTACGCTCTAAGTAGGCTATTTCTTAACCCAATCCCAAGCATTTTGCAGCTCATCTGAGGTAAAATATTTTTCGTCAATTCCAACAAGTTTGGCAAAGGGGCTGTCAATTGCTACTAACCATTTAAGTACCCGACTGGATGAGACAAATCCTAGTTTGTTTATATTGCTCATGTGATGCAAAGTCCACATCAGATCTTCATATACCACATCAAGACCCACTTTAATTTCACCATTAAGCAGAACCAAAACATTAATTGTGCGATGTTCTTCGAGCAGTTTATCGAAAATGGCTATCCACTTATCTTCTTCAGCTTTATCGATTTTACCGCCGACCTGAATGCCAATGGTGGCACCTTCACTTTTAGGTAATATTTTAATCACTGGCTTTTTCTCATTTGCTGTTGCATATAAAATAGAGATGGGGTGTAAACAGATTTTATCTACAATGCGCTTACATTGTAGATTTATCCATTGCGGCTTGAAACATGCCACATGGGTCAAAGCGTAAACCTAAACTATCAATATTAGCACTGCACAGGAAAAGTAACCGCGGGATGACTTCCGCATCTGAAAATGTATATTCAGATTAAAGAAGCAGAATACTAAAAATAGCGAAGGTGATTAACCCAGCTTGAAAACTAATGCGCCCAGAAATAGTCGGGCTTATGTTTGTCGAAATGCTTAACAAAAACGGAAGGAATACAGGACTGATGCACGGCTGCAAGTGCATTTTCAGCTTGCTGGCATAGAAACTTAGTCGTAAATCAAACGGTTCGATGTGAACTTAGGTCGTAAGCAACGGCTTACGACCTAACAATGCGTACTTACTTTTTCTTAGGTCTTGCCTTGGCGCGACCTTGATTCACTTTGTGCTTTTGCACAGAACGGCGCATACGACTCAGACGCACATGGTCCAGCTTGGTTTGTTTGTCTTCTATCATCGACTCTTGTTCTAAATCTAATTGCACGCTTTTACGCAACGTATTAAGATCTGTTAACGGCAACTCAATCCAGCCACCTTGAGGTAAGCGGTTTTGCAAGTCTAGGGTACCGTATCGAACACGGATCAAGCGGCTAACTTGTAAGCCTTGAGATTCCCATAATCGACGGACTTCACGGTTTTTGCCTTCAGATAGCGTCACGTTATACCAACTATTTAGACTTTCATCATCACCAGGGCGTTTGCGTATCTCAGTAAATTTAGACACTCCGTCCTCAAGTTCCACGCCTTTCTTAAGACGCTTAATAATGTCTTGATCAACATCACCAAATACACGAACCGCGTACTCTCTTTCGATTTCATGTTTAGGATGCATTAAACGATTAGCCAGTTCACCATCGTTAGTAAACAATAACAAACCACTGGTGTTGATATCTAAACGGCCAACGGCTATCCAACGACCATTTAGAATTTTAGGCAAACGGTCAAAAACAGTAGGACGTCCCTGAGGATCTTTACGACTACATAGTTCTCCCTCAGGTTTGTTGTACATAAGTACGCGACAAATAGTCGTTTTCGCGGCAGCACTAATTAAGTTGCCGTCAACGCGTAGTTGATCCAATGGCTCAACGCGATCACCTAACGTGGCAACTTTTCCGTTAACCGAAATTCGGGCTTGGGCTATCCACTTTTCCATCTCACGACGGGAGCCCACACCAGCATTGGCTAGGACTTTTTGTAATTTTTCACTCATTAGTGTAACTGCTCTCTTTGATTAGGGTTGTCAGTATCATCAAGCTTAGTCTCTGTAGCTTGTTCTGACGGTGTTTGTTCGGCCGATGTCTGTTGCTTTATCACATTGTGCGCTGTTGCGTCTTGCTCAGAGGTTGTTTGCTCGACACAGACCGGTTCAGCACTTTCACTCGGCGGCGTTAAAATCTTTCGTTCATCCTGACTATTACTCGTATCAAAGGCATCTTGACTAGGAAGGTCTTTCAAGCCTTTAAGCGAAAAATAGTTTAAAAATCCTTTTGTTGTAGCATATAAGGCTGGGCGGCCAGGCACTTCTTTATGCCCTACGATTTTCACCCAATCCCGTTCTATTAAGGTTTTCATAATGTTGCTGCTAACAGCTACACCACGTACATCTTCAATTTCACCTCGCGTTATCGGCTGACGATAGGCAACCATAGACAAGGTCTCTAGCAAGGCTCTAGAGTATTTAGGCGCTTGCTCTTGCCATAATTTACTTAACCAAGGGCCTAAACTATCCATTGACTGAAACCGATAACCGCTCGCGACTTCAACCAATTGTACGCCGCGAGATTGATATTCTAATTGCAACTCATCAATTGCTTGATTCAGCGCTTTTTTACCCACCTTCAAACCGCTTAATACTGTTTGTTGCAAATGTTCTTGGCTAACAGGCGTGTCAGATACAAACACCGCAGCTTCAACCAATTGCTTCAACTGCATTAAGGATAATTTTGCCATCTATTGCGGCTCTTCTGCTTTGAGCTTAATGTGAATATTAGCCAAAGGTTCACTTTGCACCAGCTCAATAAGCTGTTCTTTACACAGCTCAAGTATAGCCAAAAAGGTGACAACCACACCTGCTCGGCCTTCACTTGTCTTATACAAGCAATCAAAACCGGTAAAATGCTCACTGTTAAGCTTCTCTAAAATCAACGCCATTCGCTCTCGGGTAGATAACGCCTCAGGAGCAATATGATGATGCTCAAATGCACTCGCTCGTTGCATCACATTTTGAAAACTCACCACTAATTCCTGCAAATTAATCTTAGGTAAAATCTTAATAGGCGCGACCGACTCACTGGTTTGCGCCACTGCACTAAATACATCACGTTCCATGCGTGGAATATCATCAAGCTCATGTGCAGCTGTTTTTACGAGTTCATATTCCTGCAATCGCCTAATAAGCTCGGCTCTAGGATCATCTTCGTCCTCTTCAACATCCGGTCTTTTGGGCAGCAATAAACGCGATTTTATTTCAGCCAGTATCGCCGCCATCAGTAAATACTCAGCGGCAAGCTCAAGCTTTAAGTCTTTCATCATATCAACGTATAACATGTACTGTTTCGTTACTTCATAAACAGGCAAGTTAACTAAGTCGAATTTTTGTCGGCGGATCAAATACAGTAATAAATCCAATGGCCCTTCAAATGCATCTAAAATTAACTCTAATGCATCTGGCGGAATGTATAAATCTTCAGGTTGATCAGTAAATGCCTGACCGTTAATAAATGCTAGCGGCAAAGGTTGCTGCACTGGTTGCATGTGCAGCATCGCTTCCTGTTCAAGGGGTGACTTGAGAGGCGCTTTATCAACCGTCATAGCAGGTAAGTTTCGATGTTAACTAAATGGGCTAGCGTCGCCGCTGCCCTGTCTAATAATGACGGGCTCACCGTCCGACAAATCCACCACTGTGGTGGGTTGTTCACCCAAGAAACCACCGTGAATAATCAAGCCAACTTGTTTTTCAAGCTTGTCACGTATCTCGTCGGGATCAGATTCAGCCACTATAGCATTAGGCAAAATCAGCGTGGTTGACATCATAGGTTCGCCTAACTCTTCAAGTAAGGCGAGCGCAATGGCGTTATTAGGTACGCGAATACCGATAGTACGACGTTTAGGATTTTGTAACCGCTTGGGGACTTCTTTAGTCGCCTTTAAGATAAAAGTATACGGCCCAGGTGTATTGTTTTTAATCATACGAAATGCGCTGTTATCTACGCGCGCATATTCAGACAACTCCGACATATCTCGGCACATCAAGGTGAAATTGTGATCTTTACCGATTTGGCGAATGCGACAAATTTGCTCTAAAGCGTTTTTGTCGTCCATATGGCAACCAATGGAATATCCGGAGTCGGTGGGATAAACCACCACTTCGCCGCTGTGGATAAGCTCGCAAGCCTGTTTAATTAAACGAGTTTGTGGGTTATCAGGATGAATATAAAAAAATTGGCTCATAATCGTTACTTCCCAGTAAGTTACACGCTGTTTTTCGCGTGAGATGCTATATCAACTGGCTGGTCGATAAACGGCCAGTCATGCCAGATAGGGGTAAGATGCTCTGGTAATCCCAGGTTTTTCCCCAGTTCAGTCCAGCGGCTGACGAAATGAAAATCAGAACCCGCTGATGCCTGTAAATTATGCTCCATGGCTAATTCAACAATCAACTTACGTTTTTCAGGGTTAATCCGCGCATGGGTTGTTTCTATGCCATCGCCCCCTGATTGTTTGAATTCAGCTACCAGCTTGCGCAGCCATTTTGTGGTCATATCATAATGCGCCGGATGAGCAAGTACGGCTTTACCACCAGCATCATGGATCCACTCAATTGCTTCTTCGATCGAAATCCACTGGGGTTTGACGTGAGCGCGTTTGCCTTTACCCAAATATTTTTTAAAGGCGCTTTCGAAATCACGTACTTCTTTGCGATCTACCAACACCCGGGCAAAATGCGCTCGTGTCAATTGCCCCTCTCCTGCTAATAATTTGGCATCTCGCAATACATTTTCAATCCCTGCTTTGGCCAATTTATCTGACATTTTTTGTGCTCGGGCATCGCGCTCATCTTTTTGTGCGACTAAACGTTCGCAGAACAACGGATCATCTTTATCAACGTTCAAACCTAAAATATGAATATCAAAATTATGCCACGACGTAGATAGCTCAATACCATTAATTATGTGCATGGCACGCTTTTGTTTTGCTTGATGAGCAAGCGCTTCATCTAATCCTTGCACCGTGTCGTGATCGGTAATCGCCAACACATCCACTTGCATATTGTGCGCCCGGTCCACCAACTCTACAGGGGAAAGTTGGCCGTCAGAATAGTAAGTGTGGCAATGCAAATCGATTTTCATAAAGCGTTAAATATGACCTATTGTTGAGTACTCGCAGAATACTATTTCAAAATTGACTGTTGACAGAGAAGCAAAATTGTTTTCTTCTATACGCCTGAAGTGCGTATTATACGCATTTGGTCATGAATAGCAGACAAAACCTGAAAAAAGGATAATGTTTGTTATTAAGTGATAGTTTTATCACTTAATACTGAAGAGATTATATACCCATGAATACTGTTTTACGCGTTACAACTAACCTAATTTGGTGGTGGCACATCCCTAACTAGCGGGCTGTGAGCGTATGTATTTGTGCGATTGAACAAGAAAAGCCCGTATAATACGGGCTTTTTTTATGCCCGATTGAAAATTACGACCCTTTTATCATCCTTGCCTAAGACAGGTTACAAACAAGGTTATCGAGAAAAATCATGAGTTTAGCGCAGTTAACAGAACAAGCAGGCAAAGTAGAAACCTTACTACTATCGGCCGATTATGTGGCAGATCCACTCCAAGCATATCAATACCTTTGTCAGGGTAAACCTCATAATTTGCTACTTGAGTCAGCGGAAATCGACAGTAAAGACGATCTAAAAAGCTTATTATTAGTCGACGCAGCGATAAAATTGCAATGCGATGGCCCAATTGTCACGTGCCAAGCGTTAACTGATAACGGTGCTGCAGTCTTGCCCTTGTTTGTCGAATATTGCCCAGACGGTGTTAAGCACGCATTCAACCAACAAACGCGTACAGTCACCCTAACATTTACCTTCGCACAAGAAGAGCTAGATGAAGATAGTCGTTTAAAGGCACCCGCGGTATTTGATGCCCTGCGCCTACTGATTAATCGCGTGGTGGCGATTCGCTCGCACCCTGAAGCGCTATTTTTAGGCGGGGCGTTTGCTTATGACTTACTGGCTACCTTTGAACATCTACCACAGGTTAGTGATAGTGATAACACCTGCCCTGACTTTGTTTTTTATCTCGCAGAAACCTTACTGTTAATTGATCACCAAGCGAAAAAAACCGAAGTGATTGGCAGCGTATTCAGTGGGAAAAATGTCGGTAATAACTACTTTGCAATCAGTCAGCGCCTTGAGCAAATTAAACATAAATTGCGTAACGTAAAACCTGCCCCTGAAATTGAATCGCGCCACGTCAGCCCTGACGAATTAAAAATTAGTAAGTCGGACCAAGAATTTATTCGAGACGTCGAAAATCTTAAACAGCATATTTTAGCCGGTGACATTTTTCAGGTCGTTCCATCACGGACCTTTAGCTTACCCTGCCCAGACCCACACAAAGCTTATAAAGCATTGAAAGTGCAAAATCCCAGCCCATACATGTTTTTTATGCAAGACATCGATTTTTGTATGTTTGGCGCGTCACCTGAATCGGCTCTTAAATATCTTAAAGATACCAATCAAGTTGAGATTTATCCTATTGCAGGCACGCGCCCAAGAGGTAAACACGCAGATGGCTCTATTAACTTAGATTTAGACAGTCGTATTGAATTGAATTTACGCGAAGATGAAAAAGAAAAATCAGAGCACTTAATGCTAGTTGATTTAGCGCGTAACGATGTGGCGAAAGTTTCTAAACCCGGCACTCGCCATTTAAAAGAATTACTAAAAGTAGACCGCTACTCACATGTGATGCACTTAGTATCTAAAGTTGTGGGGCAATTACGGGATGATTTAGATGCGCTACATGCGTATCAAGCATGCATGAACATGGGCACCTTAGTGGGAGCACCAAAAGTCAGCGCTGCAGGTCTTATCCGCGAAGTAGAAAAGCAGCGTAGAGGCAGTTATGGTGGCGCAGTTGGCTACATAAATGGCCATGGTGATATGGATACCTGTATCGTTATTCGCTCGGCATTTATTAAAAATCAAACCGCCCATATTCAAGCTGGTGCGGGTGTGGTCTTCGATTCAGATCCTCAGTCAGAAGCAGACGAAACCCGCGGCAAAGCCCAAGCGGTTATTCGCGCTATTCTTACGTCCCATCAAGCACCGGAGGCAAAATAATGCGCTTAGCTAATACTACCGACCCGCAGACGCATGTTTTTTTAGTGGATAACTTCGATTCGTTTACCTACAACTTAGTGGATGAATTACGTACCATGGGCCTAGCGCTAACGGTCTACCGTAATTCAGTTTCACCCGAAGCCATTTTTGATAAAATGCGACAACAAGCCAAAGACCGCCAAGTGATTTTACTGTTATCACCAGGACCCGGCGCACCGGCCGATGCGGGCTGCATGCCAGCGCTTATCAATTTAGTAAAAGGGGTATTCCCAGTACTCGGTATTTGTTTGGGCCACCAAGCAATTGTTGAGTCTTATGGTGGCGACATTATTCGCGCCAACGTGGTTATGCACGGTAAATCATCTTTGATCACGCATAAGGGCGATAAAATGTTTTCCAATCTTCCTCAGCCCTTACCAGTAGCCCGCTACCATTCATTGATGGCGAGCAATATGCCAGCTGAATTAACCGTTTTAGCCAATTTTGACGATGTGCCTATGGCAGTTTGTCATGAGAAAGATAGAATGCTGGGCTTCCAGTTTCACCCTGAATCCATTTTAACCGCCTTTGGGAGTCAGTTATTGATGCAAAGCATTGATTACTTAACCCAAAACCAAGCCAACAATTAAAGGACCGTCATGCTATTTCCATTACTTGAAAAGCTTTATCAAGGTACAGCCCTTAGTCAGAACGAAGCCACTGATGCATTCAATCAAATCGTGACCGGCCAAGTAGATAACATTGTGCTGTCTTCGCTGTTGACCGCTTTAAAAATTAAAGGCGAAACCCCTGAAGAAATAGCTGGTGCTGCTCAGGCTATGATCAAAAACGCGAGCCCTATCGAGCGACCTGTTTATGATTTTGCTGATATTGTTGGTACAGGTGGAGACGGCCATAACACTATCAATATTTCATCCGCCGCGGCGATTGTTGCAGCCAGTTGTGGTGTAAAAGTAGCTAAGCACGGCAATCGTAGTGTCTCAAGTAAATCTGGCTCGGCTGATTTATTCAATGCCTTTGGCATGAAACTAAATATGTCACCAGAAATTGCACGCGATTGCTTAGACCAGTCGAATCTATGCTTTCTGTTTGCGCCTGTTTATCATGCAGGCATAAAACACGCGATGCCCGTGCGTACGACCCTTAAAACACGCACTATTTTTAACTTGCTTGGCCCCCTCGTTAATCCCGCTCAACCGAGTCATATGATGATCGGTGTATATTCACCTGAACTAGTTATGCCATTTGCACGTACATTGCAGTTACTCGGTTACAAAAAAGCATTAGTCGTGCACGGTAGCGGTTTAGATGAGCTTGCAGTGCATGGCCCATCCATTGTTGTCGAAGTAAACGATGACACGTTAACAGAATACACGTTATCCCCGATCGACTTTGGCCTTGAAGAAT
This genomic window contains:
- a CDS encoding L-threonylcarbamoyladenylate synthase produces the protein MSQFFYIHPDNPQTRLIKQACELIHSGEVVVYPTDSGYSIGCHMDDKNALEQICRIRQIGKDHNFTLMCRDMSELSEYARVDNSAFRMIKNNTPGPYTFILKATKEVPKRLQNPKRRTIGIRVPNNAIALALLEELGEPMMSTTLILPNAIVAESDPDEIRDKLEKQVGLIIHGGFLGEQPTTVVDLSDGEPVIIRQGSGDASPFS
- a CDS encoding PHP domain-containing protein; protein product: MKIDLHCHTYYSDGQLSPVELVDRAHNMQVDVLAITDHDTVQGLDEALAHQAKQKRAMHIINGIELSTSWHNFDIHILGLNVDKDDPLFCERLVAQKDERDARAQKMSDKLAKAGIENVLRDAKLLAGEGQLTRAHFARVLVDRKEVRDFESAFKKYLGKGKRAHVKPQWISIEEAIEWIHDAGGKAVLAHPAHYDMTTKWLRKLVAEFKQSGGDGIETTHARINPEKRKLIVELAMEHNLQASAGSDFHFVSRWTELGKNLGLPEHLTPIWHDWPFIDQPVDIASHAKNSV
- a CDS encoding anthranilate synthase component 1 — translated: MSLAQLTEQAGKVETLLLSADYVADPLQAYQYLCQGKPHNLLLESAEIDSKDDLKSLLLVDAAIKLQCDGPIVTCQALTDNGAAVLPLFVEYCPDGVKHAFNQQTRTVTLTFTFAQEELDEDSRLKAPAVFDALRLLINRVVAIRSHPEALFLGGAFAYDLLATFEHLPQVSDSDNTCPDFVFYLAETLLLIDHQAKKTEVIGSVFSGKNVGNNYFAISQRLEQIKHKLRNVKPAPEIESRHVSPDELKISKSDQEFIRDVENLKQHILAGDIFQVVPSRTFSLPCPDPHKAYKALKVQNPSPYMFFMQDIDFCMFGASPESALKYLKDTNQVEIYPIAGTRPRGKHADGSINLDLDSRIELNLREDEKEKSEHLMLVDLARNDVAKVSKPGTRHLKELLKVDRYSHVMHLVSKVVGQLRDDLDALHAYQACMNMGTLVGAPKVSAAGLIREVEKQRRGSYGGAVGYINGHGDMDTCIVIRSAFIKNQTAHIQAGAGVVFDSDPQSEADETRGKAQAVIRAILTSHQAPEAK
- a CDS encoding aminodeoxychorismate/anthranilate synthase component II translates to MRLANTTDPQTHVFLVDNFDSFTYNLVDELRTMGLALTVYRNSVSPEAIFDKMRQQAKDRQVILLLSPGPGAPADAGCMPALINLVKGVFPVLGICLGHQAIVESYGGDIIRANVVMHGKSSLITHKGDKMFSNLPQPLPVARYHSLMASNMPAELTVLANFDDVPMAVCHEKDRMLGFQFHPESILTAFGSQLLMQSIDYLTQNQANN
- the trpD gene encoding anthranilate phosphoribosyltransferase, coding for MLFPLLEKLYQGTALSQNEATDAFNQIVTGQVDNIVLSSLLTALKIKGETPEEIAGAAQAMIKNASPIERPVYDFADIVGTGGDGHNTINISSAAAIVAASCGVKVAKHGNRSVSSKSGSADLFNAFGMKLNMSPEIARDCLDQSNLCFLFAPVYHAGIKHAMPVRTTLKTRTIFNLLGPLVNPAQPSHMMIGVYSPELVMPFARTLQLLGYKKALVVHGSGLDELAVHGPSIVVEVNDDTLTEYTLSPIDFGLEEYPLSAIEGGVPDENKQLIQDVLTGCGQAAHQAAVAMNAGALIKLCGKADTYKQGAQMALDAMHEKRPMQVIENSSAISRSHDII